A window from Actimicrobium sp. CCC2.4 encodes these proteins:
- a CDS encoding GspH/FimT family pseudopilin: MKRSLPRVRQPAAFTLIELMITIAIAAILLSIAIPSFSTMLGNNRLTARANALLTALNFTRSSALTQNISARLCPLGVAGSATCGTDWGAGWIVTTLPATGAGVLLQSQQAGPRDPLLSPVAINGVTPVSIVFDTRGLAATQSNFILCDARGSAFARSLQVLATGYAQLGPAPGTALWGGVLTCP; this comes from the coding sequence ATGAAACGTTCCCTCCCCCGGGTGCGGCAACCCGCCGCGTTCACGCTGATTGAATTAATGATCACGATTGCCATCGCGGCAATCCTGCTGTCGATCGCGATTCCATCGTTCAGCACCATGCTGGGCAACAATCGTCTGACGGCGCGGGCGAACGCCTTGCTCACGGCGCTGAACTTCACGCGCTCGAGCGCGCTGACACAAAACATCTCTGCGCGACTGTGTCCTCTGGGAGTCGCCGGTTCGGCCACGTGCGGCACCGACTGGGGTGCTGGCTGGATCGTTACAACGCTACCGGCCACCGGTGCAGGCGTCCTGTTGCAAAGCCAGCAGGCCGGTCCGCGCGACCCGTTGCTGTCGCCGGTCGCAATCAATGGGGTGACGCCGGTCAGCATTGTGTTCGATACCCGTGGCCTTGCCGCGACCCAATCCAATTTCATTTTGTGCGACGCGCGCGGCAGTGCTTTTGCACGCTCGTTGCAAGTCCTCGCTACCGGCTACGCCCAGCTCGGTCCCGCGCCCGGCACAGCGCTGTGGGGCGGCGTGCTCACCTGTCCATGA
- a CDS encoding histidine phosphatase family protein — translation MGQIYLVRHGQASFGSANYDRLSDLGVQQARLLGEWYAEKRQGFSRVLTGGMNRHRQTAVACLGALPRNLRKEGDWETDAGFAEYDHQEIFTRYRPELSDPEYVTRFLVESEQPRQAFQQLFEAATARWMAGNDDADYLETWPAFQARCIAALQRVLMTPGNGQSVIIFTSGGTISTLCQHVLGMPDHKMLELNWMLANGGVTKLLYSGDRVSLSYLNNFAHLEAGGVAAVTYR, via the coding sequence ATGGGACAAATTTATTTGGTACGACACGGTCAAGCCTCGTTTGGCAGCGCCAATTACGATCGACTTTCCGACCTTGGTGTCCAGCAGGCCCGCCTGCTGGGCGAATGGTATGCAGAAAAGCGCCAGGGCTTCAGTCGCGTGCTGACGGGCGGCATGAACCGGCACCGCCAGACGGCAGTTGCTTGCCTCGGCGCGTTGCCGCGCAACTTGCGCAAGGAGGGCGATTGGGAAACCGATGCAGGTTTCGCCGAATACGACCACCAGGAAATTTTCACACGGTATCGCCCGGAGCTCAGCGATCCGGAATATGTGACACGTTTCCTGGTAGAGAGCGAGCAACCGCGCCAGGCGTTCCAGCAACTTTTTGAAGCTGCCACAGCGCGCTGGATGGCCGGCAACGATGATGCCGACTACCTCGAAACCTGGCCGGCATTCCAGGCACGCTGCATTGCCGCTCTACAGCGGGTACTGATGACGCCAGGCAACGGGCAGTCGGTCATCATCTTTACGTCGGGCGGCACCATCTCGACGCTGTGTCAGCATGTATTGGGCATGCCGGACCACAAGATGCTGGAGTTGAACTGGATGCTGGCCAACGGCGGCGTAACCAAGCTGCTTTACAGCGGCGACCGGGTCAGCCTGAGTTACCTGAATAATTTTGCGCATCTGGAGGCCGGCGGCGTCGCCGCAGTAACCTACCGCTAG
- the fumC gene encoding class II fumarate hydratase, with the protein MSETRTEIDSFGPIAVPAARLWGAQTQRSLEFFRISTERMPAELIVALAAVKRACARVNGALGRLPADKVGAIVQAADEVIAGQHASEFPLALWQTGSGTQTNMNMNEVLANRASELLGGPRGAGRLLHPNDEVNLGQSSNDIFPTAMHVAASGAITQHLIPALQALRQSLQLKSTGFSDIVKIGRTHLQDATPLTLGQEFSGYVAQLEFAESAIASSLAGLQALAAGGTAVGTGLNAPAGFGELVAVELARSQGLPYTSAVNKFAALAGHEPMVAAHGALKTLATALMKIANDVRWLASGPRSGLGEISIPANEPGSSIMPGKVNPTQCEALTMLCCQVFGNDVAITVGGASGNFELNVFKPLIAHAFLQSVRLLADGMASFDAHCVRGIVPNDARIDELLARSLMLVTALTPHIGYDRAAQIAKRAHGDGCSLKQAAMALGYVSAEDFARWVQPRQMTTPDV; encoded by the coding sequence ATGTCCGAGACCCGTACCGAGATCGACAGCTTCGGTCCCATCGCCGTACCCGCCGCCCGGCTCTGGGGTGCCCAGACCCAGCGTTCCCTCGAATTTTTCCGTATCTCGACCGAGCGCATGCCCGCTGAATTGATCGTTGCGCTGGCCGCCGTCAAACGGGCCTGCGCTCGCGTCAATGGCGCGCTCGGCAGACTGCCCGCCGACAAGGTGGGTGCCATCGTGCAGGCGGCCGATGAAGTCATCGCCGGGCAGCATGCGAGCGAGTTTCCGCTGGCGCTCTGGCAGACCGGCTCCGGCACCCAGACCAATATGAACATGAACGAAGTCCTGGCCAACCGGGCGTCCGAATTGCTGGGCGGTCCACGCGGGGCGGGGCGACTGCTGCATCCGAATGACGAAGTCAACCTGGGCCAGTCGTCCAATGATATTTTTCCGACGGCGATGCATGTCGCTGCCAGCGGTGCGATCACGCAGCACCTGATCCCCGCCTTGCAGGCATTGCGCCAGTCCTTGCAACTGAAATCCACCGGCTTCAGCGATATCGTCAAGATCGGTCGCACCCATTTGCAGGACGCCACGCCATTGACCCTGGGCCAGGAATTTTCGGGTTATGTAGCGCAACTTGAGTTTGCCGAATCGGCCATCGCGTCGTCGCTGGCCGGATTGCAGGCACTGGCTGCAGGCGGCACGGCAGTCGGTACCGGGCTCAATGCGCCGGCCGGTTTTGGCGAGCTGGTGGCGGTCGAACTGGCGCGCTCCCAAGGCCTGCCTTATACCAGCGCCGTCAACAAGTTCGCCGCACTGGCCGGTCATGAACCGATGGTCGCTGCGCATGGCGCGCTCAAGACCCTCGCCACTGCTCTCATGAAAATTGCCAACGACGTGCGCTGGCTGGCCTCCGGCCCGCGCTCCGGTCTTGGTGAAATCAGCATCCCGGCCAACGAGCCGGGCAGTTCCATCATGCCGGGCAAGGTCAATCCGACCCAGTGCGAAGCCCTGACGATGCTGTGCTGCCAGGTGTTCGGCAATGATGTCGCCATCACGGTGGGAGGGGCGTCCGGTAACTTCGAGCTCAATGTTTTCAAGCCGTTGATCGCCCACGCCTTCCTGCAAAGCGTGCGCTTGCTGGCCGACGGAATGGCCAGTTTCGATGCCCATTGCGTCCGGGGTATCGTGCCCAATGACGCACGTATCGACGAATTGCTGGCGCGTTCATTGATGCTGGTAACCGCACTGACCCCGCACATCGGCTATGATCGCGCGGCGCAGATTGCCAAGCGCGCGCATGGCGACGGGTGCAGCCTCAAGCAAGCTGCCATGGCACTCGGCTATGTCAGTGCCGAAGATTTTGCGCGTTGGGTGCAGCCACGGCAGATGACGACGCCGGACGTATAA
- a CDS encoding DUF599 domain-containing protein, producing the protein MEMWFSADLLALLSSVTLLLAYYGWLYWQVRRSPDYSIHRVNQTARGLWVRHVMSTPGLEVLAIQTLRNLSMAATFKGSSAALLILGTLTLSGQSENLGHTWHALNPGLVSPPGWWTIKILCLLTALIIAFFAFAMTIRMLNHVMFMINLPACAAVGTLSPVSVARRLNRAGSFYSIGMRALFGAIPLAFWLFGSVFFVGATAGLVLVLFMIDRNRVGT; encoded by the coding sequence ATGGAAATGTGGTTCAGTGCTGATCTTCTGGCCTTGCTGAGTAGCGTTACGCTGTTGCTGGCGTATTACGGATGGCTGTACTGGCAGGTCCGGCGTAGTCCGGACTACAGCATCCACCGGGTGAATCAAACTGCGCGCGGGTTGTGGGTGCGGCACGTGATGTCGACGCCCGGCCTGGAAGTGCTGGCCATCCAGACCCTACGCAATCTGTCGATGGCGGCAACGTTCAAGGGGTCGTCGGCAGCGCTGCTCATTCTCGGTACGCTGACCTTGTCCGGGCAATCGGAAAACCTCGGTCACACGTGGCATGCGTTGAACCCCGGACTCGTGTCACCGCCGGGCTGGTGGACGATCAAAATACTGTGCCTGCTGACAGCGCTGATCATCGCTTTCTTTGCGTTTGCGATGACGATCCGCATGCTCAATCATGTGATGTTCATGATCAACCTGCCGGCTTGCGCGGCGGTGGGCACGCTGTCACCGGTTAGCGTGGCCCGCCGGCTTAATCGGGCCGGCAGTTTTTACAGCATCGGCATGCGTGCGCTGTTTGGTGCGATACCGCTGGCATTCTGGCTGTTTGGCAGCGTCTTCTTTGTGGGTGCCACTGCCGGCCTGGTACTGGTGCTGTTCATGATCGACCGCAATCGCGTCGGAACCTGA
- a CDS encoding cation diffusion facilitator family transporter translates to MSSHHHDHAGHDHGHHGHHHAVPANHNAAFAIAIVLNVVFVAVEFAYGFIAQSTALLADAGHNLSDVLGLLLAWGAALLARKQPSGRYTYGLRSSSILAALANALLLLIACAAIAWEALSRFSEPAPVASVTVMVVAGIGIVINGLSAWLFVAGSKDDLNIRGAFLHMAADALVSLAVVVGAAIMLFTGWYLIDALLSLVIVAVILYGTWNLLREAIRLALSAVPANIDLDAVEQFLLALPGVSAVQDLHIWGMSTTEAALTAHLVMHEGHPGDAFMADLSQQLTERYRIAHTTIQIQQQSLGQGCVLHLSD, encoded by the coding sequence GTGAGTTCACACCACCATGACCATGCCGGCCACGATCATGGCCATCACGGCCATCACCATGCCGTTCCCGCCAACCATAACGCCGCGTTTGCGATCGCCATTGTCCTCAATGTTGTCTTTGTCGCCGTCGAATTTGCTTACGGCTTCATTGCGCAGTCGACCGCCTTGCTGGCCGATGCCGGTCATAACTTGTCTGACGTGCTGGGCTTATTGCTCGCCTGGGGTGCTGCATTATTGGCCCGCAAACAGCCGAGCGGACGCTACACCTACGGCCTGCGCAGCAGTTCCATCCTGGCGGCACTGGCCAACGCACTGTTACTGCTGATTGCCTGCGCAGCGATTGCCTGGGAGGCCCTGAGCCGGTTTTCCGAACCGGCACCGGTGGCCAGCGTCACGGTAATGGTGGTTGCTGGAATCGGGATTGTCATCAATGGCTTGTCGGCATGGCTGTTTGTCGCCGGCAGCAAAGACGATCTGAACATCCGTGGCGCGTTCCTGCACATGGCAGCCGATGCACTGGTATCGCTGGCTGTGGTGGTCGGCGCGGCAATCATGCTGTTCACGGGCTGGTACTTGATCGACGCGCTGCTGAGCCTGGTGATCGTTGCCGTTATCCTGTACGGCACCTGGAACCTGCTGCGCGAAGCGATACGCCTGGCGCTCAGCGCGGTGCCGGCCAACATCGATCTGGATGCGGTCGAACAATTTCTATTGGCGCTGCCAGGCGTGAGCGCCGTACAGGATTTGCATATATGGGGCATGAGTACCACCGAGGCGGCATTGACCGCTCATCTGGTCATGCATGAAGGCCATCCTGGTGATGCCTTCATGGCGGATTTGTCGCAGCAGTTGACTGAACGCTACCGGATTGCGCACACCACCATCCAGATTCAGCAGCAGTCGCTTGGCCAGGGCTGCGTGCTTCATTTATCCGACTAA
- a CDS encoding DUF3579 domain-containing protein: protein MADPDKQAPIVANEFFILGLTSAGKQFRPSDWTERLCGAMSCFRPEGSGGRNAHLKYSPYVRPTVLNGVKSVVVDEALRLIEPLAFHFVMDFARDNDLQVIDACLLPDPGSTPGND from the coding sequence ATGGCCGATCCAGACAAACAAGCACCAATAGTCGCAAACGAATTTTTCATCCTGGGACTGACCAGCGCTGGAAAGCAATTCCGTCCCAGTGACTGGACAGAGCGCCTGTGCGGTGCCATGTCCTGTTTCCGGCCGGAGGGCTCGGGTGGGCGCAATGCCCATTTGAAGTATTCTCCGTACGTCCGTCCGACCGTGCTCAATGGCGTGAAATCAGTGGTAGTTGACGAAGCGCTTCGCCTGATCGAACCGCTGGCATTCCATTTCGTGATGGACTTCGCGCGGGATAACGATTTGCAAGTCATCGACGCCTGCCTGCTTCCGGATCCGGGCAGCACGCCGGGTAACGATTGA
- a CDS encoding CobD/CbiB family protein encodes MTFLSILCALLIEQLKPLRADNPIYGGIKLLAARMELWFNAGHAHHGKLGWFLVMAALMVPTALIYWLALRLSPFAALAWNILIVYLTLGFRHYSHYYSSIQLALNSGDDAAARILLAEWTKQDTSAMESGEIARISVEKALVTTHRNVFGVFFWFLMPVGPACAVMYRVAEYLARAWNEPEHMKNEAFGVFAARAFYWIDWIPARLTAIAFAIVGNFEDAIYAWRNFASRWQDEAVGIILAAGSGALGIRLGTPLQGAANVMPVDPTTLEATDLESDAPPGEEPTARALQSTVGLVWRALLLWMLLLLLLSVAVWLG; translated from the coding sequence ATGACATTTCTTTCGATTTTGTGCGCATTGCTGATAGAACAACTTAAGCCGCTGCGTGCGGATAATCCGATTTACGGCGGCATCAAGCTACTGGCTGCGCGCATGGAGCTCTGGTTCAACGCCGGTCACGCCCATCATGGAAAACTTGGATGGTTTCTCGTGATGGCTGCGCTGATGGTGCCGACGGCACTGATCTACTGGCTGGCCTTGCGCCTGAGCCCATTCGCCGCGCTGGCCTGGAATATCCTGATCGTCTACCTGACACTCGGATTTCGTCATTACAGTCATTACTACTCGTCGATACAACTCGCGCTCAATAGCGGTGATGATGCCGCAGCGCGCATTTTGCTGGCGGAGTGGACGAAGCAGGACACCAGCGCAATGGAGTCCGGCGAAATCGCCCGTATCTCCGTCGAAAAGGCACTGGTGACGACGCACCGCAACGTCTTCGGTGTATTTTTCTGGTTCCTGATGCCGGTCGGGCCGGCGTGCGCGGTCATGTACCGCGTGGCCGAATATCTGGCGCGGGCCTGGAATGAACCCGAACACATGAAAAACGAAGCTTTCGGCGTGTTTGCGGCGCGGGCGTTTTACTGGATCGACTGGATACCGGCTCGCCTGACCGCAATCGCCTTTGCCATCGTGGGTAATTTCGAAGACGCGATCTATGCGTGGCGCAATTTTGCGAGTCGCTGGCAGGACGAGGCCGTCGGCATCATCCTCGCTGCAGGCAGCGGAGCACTGGGCATCCGTCTCGGTACGCCGTTACAAGGCGCTGCCAACGTAATGCCGGTCGATCCCACCACGCTGGAAGCGACAGACCTGGAATCAGATGCGCCACCCGGAGAAGAACCCACCGCCCGTGCGCTGCAAAGTACCGTCGGCCTGGTGTGGCGCGCGCTGTTGTTATGGATGCTTTTACTGCTGCTGCTATCAGTGGCCGTGTGGCTGGGATAA
- a CDS encoding CoA pyrophosphatase, whose amino-acid sequence MPRLLFDPQCVPVDSVAGEQCVLDTRLNGMWLRQRFAAPEDWTQESSDERPGLLAARVPIPASVLLPIVERSHGLTMLLTQRSPNLTNHPGQIAFPGGRADVGDSSSIETALRETEEEIGLARRHIDVIGTLPEYITMTGYQITPVVALVQPPFDLRAEPGEVDEIFEVPLAFLMDGMHHQRRALELPDGAGHRTFYAMPYERFFIWGATAGILRNLFHFLRA is encoded by the coding sequence GTGCCCAGACTGCTGTTCGATCCCCAATGTGTTCCCGTCGACTCGGTAGCTGGCGAGCAATGCGTGCTCGACACACGACTCAACGGGATGTGGCTGCGGCAGCGGTTTGCCGCGCCCGAGGACTGGACCCAGGAGAGCAGCGACGAGCGCCCGGGCTTGTTGGCAGCAAGGGTGCCCATCCCAGCCTCGGTGTTGCTGCCCATCGTCGAGCGCAGCCACGGGTTGACGATGCTGCTGACCCAGCGCAGTCCCAACCTGACCAATCATCCCGGCCAGATTGCCTTTCCGGGCGGGCGCGCCGATGTCGGTGACAGTTCTTCCATCGAAACCGCCCTGCGTGAAACCGAAGAAGAAATCGGCCTGGCCCGTCGTCATATCGATGTGATCGGCACCTTGCCCGAGTACATCACGATGACGGGTTACCAGATCACGCCGGTGGTCGCATTGGTTCAGCCTCCCTTTGACTTGCGCGCCGAACCGGGCGAGGTTGACGAGATCTTCGAGGTGCCGCTCGCTTTTCTGATGGATGGCATGCATCATCAGCGTCGCGCGCTCGAACTGCCGGATGGTGCGGGGCACCGCACCTTCTACGCAATGCCTTACGAACGCTTCTTTATTTGGGGTGCGACTGCGGGAATCTTGCGCAATCTTTTTCATTTTTTACGGGCTTGA
- the rplS gene encoding 50S ribosomal protein L19, with translation MDLIQQLEQEEIARLGKSIPDFAPGDTVIVSVNVVEGTRKRAQAYEGVVISRRNRGLNSNFIVRKISSGEGVERTFQLYSPLIASIEVKRRGDVRRAKLYYLRERSGKSARIKEKLPNRRVVAKKAAA, from the coding sequence ATGGATCTGATCCAGCAACTTGAGCAAGAAGAAATTGCCCGTTTGGGCAAGAGCATCCCTGATTTCGCACCAGGCGATACCGTTATCGTCAGCGTCAACGTCGTCGAGGGCACCCGCAAGCGTGCTCAGGCTTACGAAGGCGTCGTGATTTCCCGTCGTAACCGTGGCTTGAACTCGAACTTCATCGTTCGCAAGATCTCGTCCGGCGAAGGCGTCGAGCGTACGTTCCAGCTGTATTCACCGCTGATCGCCTCGATCGAAGTCAAGCGTCGTGGTGATGTCCGCCGCGCCAAGCTGTATTACTTGCGTGAGCGTTCCGGTAAATCGGCGCGTATCAAAGAAAAACTGCCGAACCGTCGCGTCGTCGCGAAAAAAGCAGCCGCGTAA
- the trmD gene encoding tRNA (guanosine(37)-N1)-methyltransferase TrmD, translating to MQFDVITLFPEMFTALTQSGITRRAFEQKKWGLSLWNPRDFTSDKHRTVDDRPYGGGPGMVMLVKPLEAAIVASKARQQQLGLAVPRVVYLSPQGRALTHERVMQLALEPGLILLCGRYEAVDQRLIERCVDEEISLGDFVLSGGELPAMALMDAVIRQLPGALHDDASAVEDSFVNGLLDCPHYTRPEVAEGVVVPPVLMGGNHADILKWRREQALAATFRKRPDLIENARAAGALSRKDEQFLSSLQ from the coding sequence ATGCAGTTTGACGTCATCACTCTTTTTCCTGAAATGTTCACCGCACTGACACAGTCAGGTATCACGCGGCGAGCCTTTGAGCAGAAAAAGTGGGGTCTGTCGCTATGGAATCCGCGTGATTTCACCAGCGACAAGCACCGTACTGTGGACGACCGGCCTTACGGCGGCGGTCCTGGCATGGTGATGCTGGTCAAGCCGCTGGAAGCAGCGATCGTGGCCTCGAAAGCAAGGCAGCAGCAACTCGGTCTGGCGGTGCCGCGGGTCGTATATCTGTCCCCGCAAGGGCGAGCGCTGACACACGAGCGTGTGATGCAACTCGCACTTGAGCCCGGTTTGATCTTGTTGTGCGGTCGCTATGAAGCGGTTGATCAGCGCTTGATCGAGCGCTGTGTGGACGAAGAAATCAGTCTCGGAGATTTTGTATTGTCGGGTGGTGAGTTGCCCGCAATGGCCTTGATGGATGCGGTTATCCGGCAACTGCCTGGCGCGTTGCATGATGATGCGTCGGCAGTAGAAGACAGTTTCGTCAACGGTTTGCTGGATTGTCCGCACTACACGCGGCCTGAAGTAGCCGAAGGTGTGGTTGTGCCGCCGGTACTCATGGGGGGCAACCACGCCGACATCCTGAAGTGGCGTCGCGAGCAAGCGCTCGCGGCGACCTTCAGGAAGCGTCCTGATCTGATTGAGAATGCCCGTGCTGCGGGTGCGCTGAGTCGCAAGGATGAACAGTTTTTAAGCAGTTTGCAGTAG
- the rimM gene encoding ribosome maturation factor RimM (Essential for efficient processing of 16S rRNA), giving the protein MTVNSPSNAGSGVIVPADLVQVGYVSGAYGLNGWVRIKPFSSTGDALLNARTWWLDKPALHDVDVMQAKMHSGDVVVQLAGVAGRDAAEALKGTSVQIPRSRFPVLPDGEFYWVDLIGLAVENLQGESIGVVHDMMDNGAHPILRVEAAMVSGADKPDEILIPFVGQFVRTVDQQARKITVDWGLDY; this is encoded by the coding sequence TTGACAGTTAATTCGCCAAGCAACGCCGGTTCGGGAGTCATTGTTCCCGCTGATCTGGTTCAGGTAGGGTATGTATCCGGTGCTTACGGCCTCAATGGTTGGGTCCGGATCAAGCCTTTCTCGTCGACCGGGGATGCGCTGCTCAATGCGAGAACCTGGTGGCTGGATAAGCCAGCCTTGCATGATGTGGATGTCATGCAGGCAAAGATGCATAGCGGCGATGTCGTTGTGCAGTTGGCCGGAGTGGCCGGACGGGATGCCGCAGAGGCGCTGAAAGGCACTTCGGTACAAATTCCGCGCAGTCGCTTTCCTGTCTTGCCTGACGGAGAATTTTATTGGGTTGATCTGATCGGACTGGCGGTTGAAAACCTGCAAGGCGAGAGCATCGGCGTAGTCCATGACATGATGGACAACGGTGCCCACCCGATCTTGCGGGTCGAAGCAGCCATGGTTTCCGGCGCTGACAAGCCCGACGAAATCCTGATCCCGTTCGTTGGTCAGTTCGTCAGGACTGTCGATCAGCAAGCCAGGAAAATCACCGTGGACTGGGGTCTGGATTATTAG
- the rpsP gene encoding 30S ribosomal protein S16 — protein MVVIRLARGGAKKRPFFNIVATDSRNRRDGRFIERIGFYNPVASGAEESVRIAQDRLTYWEGVGAQLSPTVARLVAQVAKAAV, from the coding sequence ATGGTCGTTATTCGTTTAGCTCGTGGAGGCGCAAAAAAGCGTCCTTTCTTTAATATCGTTGCAACTGATTCGCGCAATCGCCGCGACGGTCGCTTCATCGAACGCATCGGTTTCTACAATCCGGTTGCCTCCGGTGCCGAAGAGTCGGTCCGGATTGCTCAGGATCGTTTGACATACTGGGAAGGCGTTGGCGCCCAACTGTCCCCGACAGTTGCTCGTCTCGTGGCCCAAGTTGCCAAAGCAGCAGTTTAA
- a CDS encoding acyl-CoA dehydrogenase produces the protein MSYVAPLKDMLFVMNELAGLSDVNALPGCEDATPETVEAVLEENAKFCSEVVAPLNWEGDKSPSFWHDGQVTTTKGFKEAFKSFGEAGWQGVQHPAEFGGQGLPKLVATPCIEMVNAANVSFALCPMLTDGAIEALMTAGSDEQKATYLTNLISGKWTGTMNLTEPQAGSDLAMVRSRAVPQDDGSFKVFGTKIYITYGEHDMAENIIHLVLARTPTAPEGIKGISLFVVPKFLVNEDGSLGERNDVHCVSIEHKLGIKASPTAVLQFGDHGGAIGTLVGEENRGLEYMFVMMNAARFAVGLQGIGVADRAYQKAVSYAKDRVQSRDLAGSAGPVAIIHQPDVRRMLMTMRSQIEASRALSYVTAAAHDAALYHTDEATRKANNLFYEFMVPIVKGWSTELSIDVASTGVQIHGGMGFIEETGAAQYYRDARILTIYEGTTAIQANDLIGRKTARDGGANAKAIIAQVRHSAGELAGSDSADLAAIRVRLNDAAQALEDVVSYIAANAKSDIKGVFSGSVLYLKLAGIVFGGWQMARAALIAEKKLQAGEGDASFYQAKIGTARFFADHFLAQASAYRAAIVEGSAGVMALTEDQF, from the coding sequence ATGAGCTACGTCGCCCCATTAAAAGACATGCTGTTCGTCATGAACGAGCTGGCAGGGTTGTCCGATGTGAATGCCTTGCCCGGCTGCGAAGACGCGACCCCGGAAACCGTCGAGGCGGTCCTCGAAGAGAATGCCAAGTTTTGCAGCGAAGTGGTCGCGCCATTGAACTGGGAGGGCGACAAGTCCCCTAGTTTCTGGCACGACGGTCAGGTCACCACGACCAAGGGTTTCAAGGAAGCGTTCAAGTCGTTTGGCGAGGCCGGCTGGCAGGGTGTTCAGCATCCCGCCGAATTCGGTGGACAGGGTTTGCCCAAGCTGGTGGCGACGCCGTGCATAGAAATGGTCAATGCGGCCAACGTGTCGTTTGCGTTGTGTCCGATGCTGACCGACGGCGCCATTGAAGCACTGATGACGGCCGGTTCGGACGAGCAGAAGGCCACGTACCTGACCAATCTGATTTCCGGCAAATGGACCGGAACAATGAACCTGACCGAGCCGCAAGCGGGTTCGGATCTGGCGATGGTCCGCTCGCGCGCGGTGCCGCAGGACGACGGATCGTTCAAGGTATTTGGTACCAAGATCTACATCACCTACGGTGAGCATGATATGGCCGAGAACATCATTCATCTGGTGCTGGCGCGCACGCCTACTGCGCCGGAAGGCATCAAGGGGATTTCGCTGTTCGTGGTGCCGAAGTTTCTGGTCAATGAGGATGGCTCGTTGGGTGAGCGCAATGATGTGCATTGTGTCTCGATCGAACACAAGCTCGGCATCAAGGCCAGCCCGACGGCGGTGCTGCAATTCGGTGACCATGGCGGCGCTATCGGTACGCTGGTCGGTGAAGAGAATCGCGGCCTTGAATACATGTTCGTGATGATGAACGCGGCCCGTTTTGCGGTAGGTTTGCAGGGTATTGGCGTGGCTGATCGTGCCTATCAGAAGGCCGTCAGTTACGCCAAGGACCGGGTACAGTCGCGCGACCTGGCCGGCTCCGCTGGTCCGGTGGCAATCATTCATCAACCTGATGTACGGCGCATGCTGATGACAATGCGATCGCAGATCGAAGCCTCGCGCGCCTTGTCGTACGTGACTGCGGCGGCGCACGACGCGGCCCTCTACCATACCGATGAAGCCACCCGTAAGGCTAACAACCTGTTCTATGAATTCATGGTGCCTATCGTCAAAGGCTGGTCGACCGAGCTGTCGATCGATGTCGCGTCGACCGGAGTGCAGATCCACGGCGGCATGGGCTTCATCGAAGAAACCGGTGCGGCGCAATATTATCGAGATGCCCGCATCCTGACGATTTACGAAGGCACCACCGCGATTCAGGCCAACGACCTGATCGGGCGCAAGACTGCTCGTGATGGTGGCGCCAATGCCAAGGCCATTATTGCGCAGGTGCGCCATAGCGCCGGGGAACTCGCCGGATCGGATTCAGCAGATCTCGCCGCAATCCGGGTCCGGCTGAACGACGCAGCGCAGGCCCTCGAAGACGTGGTCAGCTACATCGCGGCGAATGCCAAGTCGGATATCAAAGGAGTTTTCTCCGGTAGCGTGCTCTACCTGAAACTGGCCGGCATCGTTTTTGGTGGCTGGCAGATGGCGCGGGCTGCCTTGATCGCCGAGAAAAAGCTGCAGGCCGGCGAGGGGGATGCGAGCTTTTATCAGGCCAAAATCGGCACGGCACGTTTCTTTGCGGATCATTTCCTGGCCCAGGCTAGCGCCTATCGTGCCGCTATCGTCGAAGGCAGTGCCGGTGTGATGGCGTTGACCGAAGACCAGTTCTGA